The Torulaspora globosa chromosome 8, complete sequence genome segment AACAAGAGATGGCTTCCAGATTAGACCAAATAAAATCACAGTGGCATGAAAAGAGACGTGCAGCCAGAAGCGACAGGATAAAGCGCAAGCAGTACTGGTATAGACCATAGCGGATCTTGTCCATCGTGTAAATAACGACAAAATAATATATTAGACTAAAATACAAACTGTTAATTAGTGTTACAAACGTCCAAAGAGTGGAAACCGACGCCCAAAGCGAGAACACCTTTCAATCCCACATTAACTCAGCAAGAATTTCAAACTCGTCGTTTATCCTACAAAcaagatctcgaaatcCTCTTTCCTGGTCAAAGTCCCTAAATTTTAATTCTAGAAGTACATATCGGTTCATTGAGCACTGCATCATGACCCTGAAACAGTCGCCCCAGGTCTTGATGACCTCGTTCATCTTGTGAATGTTATCAATAATCTCCGTCTCGCAAAATAGTTTGTCTGGTCGCCAGCCAAACCTGAACTGATAACTGGGTACATGGTCTACACTACCGACTTCGTTCACGTTTAACAATTCCTCTACAAACACTGTGCCTTGAAACAACTTACATTGTTTGCAGTTATTGGATTTCTCACCGGTCAAGGCTGACGGAGGGACATTGTACAAGAATGCTGACGTGAACTGTCGAGTTCGTGCCTTCACGGTTCTCTTCGATTTGCTAGTCGCAGAAGATCCTCCGCAATCTGTAATTGAGGCTGTAACCGTAGACATCAAGGTGAAGCCTTGGCAGCACAGTATTAGACGAGAGCTTGGGAAGAGTCTGCTATTGTTTCGCTGTTAGTCGGATATCTGGTAGTCTTATCAAGACCACTTGGTGGACGCTTTTACTAAAAGTTAGTAAAAAAACGCAGCTTAAGCTATACCTAAGACAggaagctcttcaacaagacTCATTAAGATGCCATCCTAcgctgatgatgatgatgcCATTGATTATGAAAATGAAATGCCTGATTTCCAGGATGAGGCTGAATTCGATGACTATTtaaatgatgaagagtttgatTTAATGAATGAGTTATTCCCTAAGGCCAAAAAGGAGATGCAAGAGTACCAAGGTTGGGATAACCTTGCTGTGAAACTGGCGATATTCGATGCGGATTTTAATCTTGATGAAGCCCTTACTGAGTTGAGGAAAGCgtacaagaagaagaagaagcagccaATAGCTGCAGCGCAACCGTTAAACCCCCCAAATGGTATGTATTTTGCTTGGAGATTCGAACATTTTATCATCGCATAGAatttctttcatcttttccGGTCTGTTACTTTCTTTGAGACTTTCTACTTACTTAGTGCTTCCGCCTGTGGTGCGTCAACTTGTCCTATCTGCCGTCTCGATTTGCTTAGAAAGCCTTGGAATAGTGAAGTGTAAGGTAAAGGTGGGAGACTAGTTCTTTGGctgcaagaagattcgATTATTAACATATTTGACCAGTGAGTTCGGACTCGCGAGTGGGCACAATGTCGAAGCTCGAACAGGTAGCAAGGGCAAAGGCTCTGGCAGCGCAGCATTTAAAACTACGGAATGATAAAGACAATGACGGTCCCGGTAACAGAAGTATTTCTCTTTTGTCTAAACTGCAGAAGAGCAATACTGAGGGACCCGCGACGCAGTCACTTTCAGAGAGACTGAAGACGTTGAAGATTAACAAATCTGTGTCAGCGTGTTCCAAGGAAGACTCGTCCGCTTCAGAAAAGCGAACCCCTGAGCCGGCTAGCAGATTGTCTTTAAGCTCAAAATTACAGGCATTGCGCGGTCGCCAGGAGCCTAAGCCTGTAGATACTAATGCTTTAAAAATTACTGTCTCGAATACTGAACAACCAGTCGCTCAAGAAACTAAATCCAAAAACCTATGGAAGCGTTtccaagaaaaagaagTACATCAATTTGTTAATACAAGCTTCAAGGCGTCTCCGCGAGGCCTTCTTGGGATTTCTAGGACTTTACTGGAACCACCAAAGGAAGATGACGGAACTCGGAGACTACGAAAGAAAAGATATCTGGAGATTTTCACTGTGTTTTACCCTATTAAAAAGCGCGATACTAACTCTTCTAAAACAGCTCGACAAAAGGCGGCTCGCAACTTCGCCAATCCAAGTCCAGATGATGTTGTTTTGAATGCACAAAAGGATGTGTTTGATGAAGTCAAAGACAACGTTTCCAAGCTTAGGATATCCAATAACGATCAAGTCCCTGACGAGTCCTTGGATGACAATATTGATGCGAAAAAGAACAATAATGACGAACAAATTCCAAAGCAATATAAAAAACTTGTAGCGCCTACAAAGCCTAGGGACCCTATCGACATAGAAAGctatttgaaagaaatgaaGCCTCATTGCAGCTTTGTTGTGCTGGGACACGTCGACGCCGGGAAGTCTACTCTTATGGGACGTTTATTATTTGACGTTGGTGCAGTTGATATTGCTCATATAAGAAAACTGAAAAGAGAAAGTGAAAGGATCGGCAAAGGATCATTTCACCTCGCTTGGGTAATGGATCAAACggctgaagaaagagaaagaggtGTCACAGTATCTATCTGTACTAGTGACTTTGAAACTGCAGCTGCCAAATTCACTATAGTTGATGCTCCAGGCCACCGAGACTTTGTTCCTAGCGCTATTTCTGGTATATCTCAAGCTGACGTAGCAGTTCTTTCAATTGATTGTGGAACCGATGCATTTGAGTCTGGTTTCAATCTGGACGGCCAAACGAAGGAGCACACCTTGCTAGCAAGAAGCATGGGTGTAAGTCGAGTAATAGTCGCTATGAACAAAATGGATACAGTAGCATGGGACTCAAGCAGATTCAACCAGATTAAGAACGAGCTGGGATCTTTTTTCCAAGACATCGGACTGAAGGAAGAGCACATTTTTTGGGTGCCATGCAGTGGCCTCTCTGGTGAAGGTGTGTATAAGACGGCCTATCCCGAGAATCAGACGTGGTATAAAGGTCCTAACTTAATTGAGCAACTTGAACAGGTTGCCAAGGATTTTACtgaatctttcaagaaggaaatTGTTGATTCAAAGTTTTTGTTTTCAACCTTGGAAGTCATACCATCGAGCAAAAatgaagaagcttcaataACAGGAAAGGTAGAATCCGGCTATATCCAACCGGGTGAGTCAATAACGCTGTATCCCTCAGGCCAAGGTGTACTCGTCGATAAAATTATGACAGGTAACGGGAAGTCCTCGACCCGGGTTGCCATCAAGGGTGACTTCGTCACTTTGAAATTACGCAACGCTCATCCCGAAGACATAGAAGCCGGTGATTTAGGCGCTTCCATCGACTACGATATCAAACCTTTGGACAAATTTAAAGTGCAGTTGCTCACTTTCTCTATGGAAAGACCTTTGCTGCCAGGAACACCATTTATTTTGTTCAGAGGAGTTTGCCAGCAACCGGCCAGAATCAGTAAACTTGAAGCCATAGTGAGCAAGTCTGATCCCCAGCAAgttctgaagaaaaaagtGAGGCATCTGGGATCGAACAAGGCCGCCattgttgagattgagcTTGCTGATAGGAAGAGATGGGTTCCAATGCTAACCTACAACCAGAGCAAACATTTAGGTAGAGTGCTTTTGAGGAAAGACGGCAGAACAATAGCAGCTGGTGTGGTCATGCATTGAGTTTCGTAATTACAATCCTGGATACGTATCGTTATCCTACATAGTCAAGAAAAAGTATCAACACTCCAAGTATGATCGCAATGACGACTGTCATTCTAGCGGCGCGGCTAGCCGATCGCTTAGCCCTCGTTAGCTGCTTGTTCCCCTCCTTTATATTGATATCTATGTCGTCTTGGCTATCCAGTATGCTGTTAATATTCTGCGATTGTGCTTGAAGGTTCGATGAAATATCACTCTGAAGCGACACGATATCCAGAATCGTCCTGTTGATCATTTCTATCTTTTTTAGTTGCTCATCCTTTTGAGCCAAAAGCCCTTCGTGCTCAGTCTCGAGCATCTGAACCTGCTCTTGGGTCAGCTTCGACAATGTATCCTCGTAAATCTTAAGCTCTTCCTGCGCTGATTCCACAGCTTTGCTTTGCGATACAGACGAAATGCTTACTACTTCATTGAGCTGATCAGGCCTCGAGTTGAGATCGAAAGCTTCAAACTTCCGTTGCGTCGCCAGCCTTTCTTGCTGCATCGAGGAGAACAGCGAAGAAACCACGTTCAGCAGCATACTGAGTGACCTCAGCACACCGGATCTGAATTCATTGTTGGAAGCATGATACAGGgccatctcatcgtcatccaaGCCactcttgaaaagatggaagGTGTGAGTATTATGTTCcaagatcttttcagcCACCAACTGCTGTCGTTGCTGCTCATATTTctccagcagtttgaaCTTTTGAACGTACTGATGCAATTGCAGCCTAAACTCCGTGTCAAAATcgtctttctcttcctctgtCATATCCTTGTCACCCATATATTGTGGTTCCGCAATCTTCAGCACTTTACGCAATTCCAAAAGCAGCTGTAATAACTGAAAACACTCTTTCATGAACGAATCCCTTATCTCGTACTGCTTCACACGCCAAACCTTATGCTCCGGCGCTACTGCTTGTCGATCATCATTTTCCTCGATAATCTTCACATATTCTCGAAACAAAGACGTCAAATTGGCCATCACTACACGATTTCGATCAACCGATCCACCCAATCCACCCAATCCAGAGCAAAGACCCTCTCTACAGCAGCTTGGCCTTCCATTATTCTCTTACAAACTCAAAGTCTTAGAATTATCAATGCCTTGCTCATGTATCTCTTAGTACGAATTTCAGACGCGTAACGTTTCGATGACGCGTAAAGAGGCATCGGTAAAGAAGAGCCTGATGAACAACGGAACATCCATTAGGTTGCTGAGGAGTTGGTAGGCTTGGTTGCTAGGCTTGCTGGCGGTGGTTCATATGACGGCTCAAGAGACTGAAAAGCGTGGAGCAGCTGCTTCCAACTTGGAAGAACAGCAATACCTTGGACtctgcaagaagatcattgAGGAGGGCGAGTTTAGGCCTGACAGGACTGGCACGGGTACTCTCAGTCTATTTGCACCTCCGCAGTTGCGCTTTGATTTAGCTGGTGATGTGTTTCCGCTACTTACGACTAAGAAAGTGTTCACTAAAGGCATCATTTTGGAACTACTATGGTTCATCTCAGGTTGCACCGATGGTAAAAAACTGTCTGAACAGGGCGTGAGGATATGGGAGGGCAACGGATCCAGAGAGTATCTCGACAAGCTAGGGCTGCATGACAGACGTGAGGGGGACTTAGGACCGGTGTATGGCTTCCAATGGAGACATTTTGGAGCCGACTATAAGACATGCGATGACAACTATGAGGGACAGGGGTTTGATCAGTTGGCTGATCTCATTAAAAAGCTCAAGACTAATCCTTACGATAGGAGGATCATTTTAAGTGCATGGAATCCTCCAGATTTCCCGTTGATGGCCCTGCCGCCCTGTCACGTATTTTCTCAGTTCTACGCCAGTTTCCCTCAAGATGGCGGCAAGCCAAGACTTTCATGCTTATTGTACCAGAGATCTTGTGATATGGGATTGGGAGTACCTTTCAACATTGCCTCGTACGCTTTGCTTACCAGGATGATAGCACATGTTTGCGACATGGAACCTGGTGAGTTTATCCACACGATGGGTGATGCCCATGTCTACAAAGACCACGTTGATGCATTGAAGGAACAGATGGGCAGGACACCGAATGAATTCCCCAAATTAAGGATAAAGAGGAAGGTGGACAACATTGACGATTTCAAATATGAAGACTTCGAGATAGTGGACTATCACCCACACGGTAAGATCCAAATGAAAATGAGCGTTTAAAATACTTAGAATAATATATACACATATATTACACTTCTTCGGTTCTAATTCACTTGGTTATTAGTTTTCTTGATTTAGCTCTATAAGTCTTGTTTGTAGGTTTTGCCTTATCAGATCCAATCAAGTCAAATACGGAtaaatcttcttcattgaGTCGGAAACTCGATCCATTACTGCCTAACGAGTCTGTTGTATCATCGCTCATGCCTACATTATTGTCGCAGATATCATTGATTATGGcgcttttcaacagtttTCTCGTCTTGCTGATTTTGGGCCGGTTTGTAATATCCTTCAGAATAGGTTGGCATTCAGTCGTTGCTTTCTCTCTCTGGACACCTACACGTTCAGGAAGCGGACCTTTGGAGCTTGGCTGATTGCAATTGTGCTCCTGTTCTAATTTCCCTGCTTCTTTATCCTTTCGAGACTGATCGCGGGCGTCTTTGTGCCATGCATCACCAGCTATGACTGTCTCTTTCAGTGCTGCGGCGGTAGTAGCGCTAGCACCCTTCCTGTTAGAGCTTTTCTTATAGCTTCTTCTGGCGTTCGTTACTTGAAGCTCGTGGATGTTTGTGAATGTGGTTGCATCGACAAGCTTTTCGGTGGGTCGTCTCATCTTAGCCCTTAGCGAAGGTAGCTTATAATCAATCGCCTTTCCTCGTGTCCTTCTTATTCTGGTGAATTCAATATCGCAAGCTGCGTTTCCATTATTTGTAGTAGGCATTACCTCATCAACCATGCTCTTCCGAGATCTTGCGGTAGGAGCCCTTCTCGAATGCTTCGCCTTGCTTTGGGAGGACAAAGGTACGAAGGTTTGCTCTTTCCTGTCCTCCCCATTCTGTGATGACGACTTCGACTCTGGTTCATCTCTGAACACCTCTATTTtagatgatgaagattgTTCGGTGTTCGTGGTGGCTGATGGTGCAGTCTCCTCCGGTATCGAGTAATCGATGATGGAGTTAGTAAAGCTGAAGGAGCCATCTGCGTGGGCATTCTGTTCGTTGTGTTCCGATGGAAGCTCTATGTCGTTGGTTGGCTGTAGAATAGCTTGACCAGCTTCCTGCTCATTAAGGCCGTCAATTATTGACAGTAGCTCCATTCCACCATGGTCATTCTCACCATTCTCCTCATCAACCCCGCCTTCAGATGGATTTGAAACGGGTTCCTGGCTCGGCAGTTCGAAGTCTTCCGGTAAAAATATCGATTCTCTCCTCGAGCTCTTTCGCCTTTTCCTCCTTGCAgcgttttcttcttgattagCAGCACTGTCGCCATTGCTTGCAGACGCTTCCAGCTCAGGTGCGCCAATCACTTGATTAGCCGCGTCTAAAAACTGAATGCTATTAGCTGACTTATTGTCTCCTTGCGACGAGCCCAGGCTTCGTCTTTTTCGCAGTATAGACCTCAATTGGCCAGATTTATCGGAACAAGTGAGACCTTCCTTGGCCCTAACACTGTCAAACATAAGAAAAATCTCCTCAACTCTATGCGATATCCCACTTTCCAGAACATCCAACTGTTCACTCAGTCTTCTCTTGTAATTCATCTCTCCAATTGACACCTTGGATCGAAGTGTCACATTTTCCTGAACCAACTCGCTTATCTTGTTTTCAATCTCACTAAGCTTCACCATCAGCGAAGAATTGGCCCTCGCTAGCTGCGTGTTCTGCTGCGAATAACTCGCTTTAATTGCTTCCACCTTATTCTTCTGGAAGTCCATCAGATTTTGCAGTTCCTGAATCTGAGGAATACTCTCGCCATTGTTCGCGGCTACCGTCATCTCGCCAGCTCCCTCAACTTTGCCGCCGTCACCATTATCTtttgtttttcttctcaatgtCCTCGCCATCCTTCCAATGCATTCACACACCGGTTGCAACCCTCTATAGCGCCTATATAGGTCTTCCAGACGTGGATCTCTGCAATAGAGCCGCTGCTTAGCGTCTCTTTTGTGTTTACCAAAGGTGTATGTTTGTTTATGTCTGCTATAAGAGCATCGGGCAAACGATCATCCGGAACGGCCGATATTGTTAAACCCATCGAAGATAACTGAAGAGCCATTAGAAGACCATTGAAGCACATTGTGGTACTCTGACGCCGGGAGGATGTCGATGGAAAGTCAGATTGCCTTAAAGAAGAGGGAGCTCGAAGCTCTGAAGCGAATCACGTCGTTGACCGATGAGATGAAACAACAATTGGATGGATTGGCCGGCCAAGTTCGTCAAATGGAGAGTAATGCTGAGACGGTATCGGAGGTCATGAGAAACTGGAATTCAATCATGAGGTCTATATCGCAAGCAGGATTGAGTCTTTTACAGTACGCCGAGGGTGACTACGAAGTTGGTGCCTGGGCTCCAGAGGCTAGGGAAAACGACGGCTCGCAGAGTAGAGAGCCTACGAGAACGACTCCGTTGCCGGAGACTTTGGTGAGGATCAGGGTGGATGAGACGGAGAATTAGGGGTTTTTGGCATGTTTGTTTAAATACAACAGTTAAACGTATATCGCGCTAACAATACTCGACTGTGTTTGATTCATAGTTTACTGGACATTTGTTGCCGCTTGCTTCAAGGGCAGTGCCGATAATAGATTTAATGCgatcttcaaagtcatgCCCGTGTTGCTGTACAGACTCAAGTTCTTTTTCGAGGATTGCGTGGATCTTATCAAGGTTGACGTCGAGGCCCTGGTACAGCTCGGTTAAATAGGCCTTGTTCAAGAGGGCTCTATCAGTAAGCAATTCCAAACTTGGTAGGGGACAGCCAGAGACATATaattcttcttcgaaaaATCTTCTTAGGACGCGATATAGCACTGTTTGAGTTGCGTCTGTAACATTGGACCATTGGTGTTCGGTTAAAACGCACCTTCTCCAGACGGTCGAAATTAAAAAGCGTTTGGTTTCATGAGATAGCGTATTGTTTTCGAAAGCGAGCAACTTCAGAGCACAATATGGTGCCTCGGCGTCATTGAGCATCGAGTACATCTCTACGATTAACTCTAGTTTCAAGCAGTTTTTCGCCTTGAGTTTTTCTGCTAACAAGGCAAACACTGAGTCTAGCTCAGTGTGCTCGAATCTTGAAGCGATTTTTATTCCTATTTCGCTTATCCTGTGGAACAAATCATTCTGACCGTCTATGATATCTAAGTCCTCTTGTATTCTGTTTATCTTGGTATCGTTTAGCTGTCCATTATCTTGGACTAATGCGCTCAGTTTGGCAATGCTTAAGTGGAACTGCCGCTTGCCTACCGACTCTTTCAGACCCGCGTCTCCAACGGCAATTTGAGATAGCGTATTTGTGGCTTGATCGTACCTCTCATCTAGTATGTCTTGTATCCAGGCAACATCGCCGTACTGTTCTGAACTTCCTAGAAATCTCAATAAGAATGTATGTTGTTCTGGGAAACGAGTGAAAAGCTCCTTTAGCTTATTGTGCTCAACATAATAGTTGAAAAGAGTGGCGGCGAATTCATAGCCCATTTTACTGAAGTATTTGTCGTAGACATCTTTTGAACTGCTGAAGTCTAAAGTCTCTAGCGTTTCTACCAAAGATCCCATATCATTGTAGAAGTCGGCAATCTGTATGGAAAATTCCTGTAGACCATATTCGCATAAGACCTGTGCCCAGCTCAGGTGATTGCTTTCATACAGAACCTGAATCTCATTGTACAAAGGAGATTCTTTACGATTTTCACTCTCGTTGAACCACAAATTTGCCTGATGAAAACAGTAATATAAAATCTTTATCATAACAATGAGCCactgttcttctttttctgtAACGGTCGTTAGagaaaatttgaaatcaaaaaaGATGCTATTCACAGCTTTTAGGATTCTGAGATTCGAAAACCATGGTAGTTCCCGGTTCAATTCTAAGGGATCCAAATTAAGCGTACCATACCTTAAAACTCTTTCACCTTGATCCAAAACGGCATCATAAAAACAGTTACTCAAGAAGAGGGCAGTCTCAACTCGGAAGGTGTCAGATGCCAATGAGGCTGAACGGGTCGCAACCTCACTCAAAAACTCAGTGAAAAGATGAGGAAACTTGTCCAAATGATTGCGCACTAAGTCTTCCATTTTTAAACCATTTTCGCAGCCTGATAAAATATAACTCCAGATGCCAGCTAGATCTGATGATCTCTCCAGTATCTCAAGCAAGCTGTAACAGCACTTCATTATCTCATAtctttccaaaagatcTAACTTAGTGAAGGGCGATATTTTGTAGTTGAAATTATCAGAAACAAAGTTTAGCAAGTTATCGTACAGTTCCATCCGTAGCCTTAGATGCTGGCCCAAGGTATTCAACATAGGCGGGATGTACTTGCCTGTCGAAAAGAAAATTTCGTTGCCCGACGACCTTAGATCCTTCTCAACTTCCTCGTTTTCTAAAGTCAGCTCTTTCGGAAGATTAAACTCGATGGGACTAGAATAAACTTTCGAAAAATACACGGCCTGGTCAATATGGGATTTGATGAATCCTATGTCGTCCGAATTGGCAGTTTCACCTTTATCGATGAGGCTTATCTCAAATACGCTGATTTGGTTGTCCATAAGATATAAAGACTCTGAGTTAAAACCAGAACCGATGATTTTGACGTCACTGCGAAAACTTATTATGTCTTCCCATTTTCTTCTAAACGAGTATGTCGAATCTAGATTGGAGCTCACCTGGGTCAGAACGACTGCGTCAGAAAACAGTATGAACACCGTTGTTGTCGGTCTTGTTTCGGCTTCGAGGCTACTGGGAACATACAACTGAGGTTTATGACTATCATCGAAGGGCAAAACATACGTGTTTAGTCGATAGGTGGAAAAGATAGTAAAACTTTTGGTCTTCTCGTCCAGTAATATGGTTGTTAAAATGTAATATGTTTCTTTATCGTTTTGTATGCTTGAAAGAATCAAATGAGCGGACGCTAAGTCCGCAAAAAGAGGATGCGAGTCAAGTATCTGCAAAGTGCCATGGGCAAATGGATAGAGATCCTGTAAGGAGTCCAATATTTGCTGGAAGACGTTCACTTCCACCCTCCTGAAGCAATTGATGCCAACCGACAGATGCCATGTCTGGAAATTTCCCTCTTTTGTCACCACATAAATCAatctttctcctcttccaaCTATCGGACCATTTTTCACCGATATAACCTCTTTATATCTGCTGAACGAACGGAATAGAAGCCCTCGCTGGGACTTAATGAGCTGCTGTTTCAGCTGCACCTTTGGTTTACCAGATGAGTCCCTTATTGTTGCGAACAAGACTCTTCCAAAAGACGTTGCTATAACAATCCCTGCAGGCTCACAATTTGTAGCAATGGTGACAGTCTCGCCATCTTTGAGATGCAGATTCAACGAGTGCGCTTTGTTTTTCGACAGTTGTAAATGTAGGTTGTTTATCGACTCGATATCTTCGTAGTATATGAATTCGCTGTTTTTCCGGTGTATGATGCAAACACCACCGGAGGAGCCTGCAGAGCCATCAATAAGCATCTGAGTCGACTCGTCTATGGCTGATGGACGTGTAAATAAACACTTTGGTGCCACATTTAGTACCTCATGTTCTTGATGCAGGGGGATTCGAGAGACATTAACATGTTTTTGGGTCGAATGGTAATCCCAGATGTACAGATTGTTGACGTCGCCAACAAGagcttttccaagaaaAGTATCCACGACTCCTTCTATCTTGTCGCCCTCTAGCGGCCGCGACGACAGGTCAGGCGCCAGCCTCTTTACCACGTACTTATCATTCTCGGTAAGAATCCTCTCATTATTGAAGCGGCCCTGGCTGTGATGACATTCATTGGAACTCTCCATTAAAGAACTGTAATACCCACTAGTACTAGCGTTGTTTAGCACCGAGTTAGTGCTATCATCGGCCTCAACATCGTTCTCAGGCAACGCGGCGGAAGTGTCAATCTCCTTCCTT includes the following:
- the UFE1 gene encoding Ufe1p (ancestral locus Anc_5.679), with the translated sequence MANLTSLFREYVKIIEENDDRQAVAPEHKVWRVKQYEIRDSFMKECFQLLQLLLELRKVLKIAEPQYMGDKDMTEEEKDDFDTEFRLQLHQYVQKFKLLEKYEQQRQQLVAEKILEHNTHTFHLFKSGLDDDEMALYHASNNEFRSGVLRSLSMLLNVVSSLFSSMQQERLATQRKFEAFDLNSRPDQLNEVVSISSVSQSKAVESAQEELKIYEDTLSKLTQEQVQMLETEHEGLLAQKDEQLKKIEMINRTILDIVSLQSDISSNLQAQSQNINSILDSQDDIDINIKEGNKQLTRAKRSASRAARMTVVIAIILGVLILFLDYVG
- the CDC21 gene encoding thymidylate synthase (ancestral locus Anc_5.678), which produces MTAQETEKRGAAASNLEEQQYLGLCKKIIEEGEFRPDRTGTGTLSLFAPPQLRFDLAGDVFPLLTTKKVFTKGIILELLWFISGCTDGKKLSEQGVRIWEGNGSREYLDKLGLHDRREGDLGPVYGFQWRHFGADYKTCDDNYEGQGFDQLADLIKKLKTNPYDRRIILSAWNPPDFPLMALPPCHVFSQFYASFPQDGGKPRLSCLLYQRSCDMGLGVPFNIASYALLTRMIAHVCDMEPGEFIHTMGDAHVYKDHVDALKEQMGRTPNEFPKLRIKRKVDNIDDFKYEDFEIVDYHPHGKIQMKMSV
- the SGO1 gene encoding Sgo1p (ancestral locus Anc_5.677); protein product: MARTLRRKTKDNGDGGKVEGAGEMTVAANNGESIPQIQELQNLMDFQKNKVEAIKASYSQQNTQLARANSSLMVKLSEIENKISELVQENVTLRSKVSIGEMNYKRRLSEQLDVLESGISHRVEEIFLMFDSVRAKEGLTCSDKSGQLRSILRKRRSLGSSQGDNKSANSIQFLDAANQVIGAPELEASASNGDSAANQEENAARRKRRKSSRRESIFLPEDFELPSQEPVSNPSEGGVDEENGENDHGGMELLSIIDGLNEQEAGQAILQPTNDIELPSEHNEQNAHADGSFSFTNSIIDYSIPEETAPSATTNTEQSSSSKIEVFRDEPESKSSSQNGEDRKEQTFVPLSSQSKAKHSRRAPTARSRKSMVDEVMPTTNNGNAACDIEFTRIRRTRGKAIDYKLPSLRAKMRRPTEKLVDATTFTNIHELQVTNARRSYKKSSNRKGASATTAAALKETVIAGDAWHKDARDQSRKDKEAGKLEQEHNCNQPSSKGPLPERVGVQREKATTECQPILKDITNRPKISKTRKLLKSAIINDICDNNVGMSDDTTDSLGSNGSSFRLNEEDLSVFDLIGSDKAKPTNKTYRAKSRKLITK
- the NUP133 gene encoding Nup133p (ancestral locus Anc_5.675), with the protein product MSAGRPLFQLRKEIDTSAALPENDVEADDSTNSVLNNASTSGYYSSLMESSNECHHSQGRFNNERILTENDKYVVKRLAPDLSSRPLEGDKIEGVVDTFLGKALVGDVNNLYIWDYHSTQKHVNVSRIPLHQEHEVLNVAPKCLFTRPSAIDESTQMLIDGSAGSSGGVCIIHRKNSEFIYYEDIESINNLHLQLSKNKAHSLNLHLKDGETVTIATNCEPAGIVIATSFGRVLFATIRDSSGKPKVQLKQQLIKSQRGLLFRSFSRYKEVISVKNGPIVGRGERLIYVVTKEGNFQTWHLSVGINCFRRVEVNVFQQILDSLQDLYPFAHGTLQILDSHPLFADLASAHLILSSIQNDKETYYILTTILLDEKTKSFTIFSTYRLNTYVLPFDDSHKPQLYVPSSLEAETRPTTTVFILFSDAVVLTQVSSNLDSTYSFRRKWEDIISFRSDVKIIGSGFNSESLYLMDNQISVFEISLIDKGETANSDDIGFIKSHIDQAVYFSKVYSSPIEFNLPKELTLENEEVEKDLRSSGNEIFFSTGKYIPPMLNTLGQHLRLRMELYDNLLNFVSDNFNYKISPFTKLDLLERYEIMKCCYSLLEILERSSDLAGIWSYILSGCENGLKMEDLVRNHLDKFPHLFTEFLSEVATRSASLASDTFRVETALFLSNCFYDAVLDQGERVLRYGTLNLDPLELNRELPWFSNLRILKAVNSIFFDFKFSLTTVTEKEEQWLIVMIKILYYCFHQANLWFNESENRKESPLYNEIQVLYESNHLSWAQVLCEYGLQEFSIQIADFYNDMGSLVETLETLDFSSSKDVYDKYFSKMGYEFAATLFNYYVEHNKLKELFTRFPEQHTFLLRFLGSSEQYGDVAWIQDILDERYDQATNTLSQIAVGDAGLKESVGKRQFHLSIAKLSALVQDNGQLNDTKINRIQEDLDIIDGQNDLFHRISEIGIKIASRFEHTELDSVFALLAEKLKAKNCLKLELIVEMYSMLNDAEAPYCALKLLAFENNTLSHETKRFLISTVWRRCVLTEHQWSNVTDATQTVLYRVLRRFFEEELYVSGCPLPSLELLTDRALLNKAYLTELYQGLDVNLDKIHAILEKELESVQQHGHDFEDRIKSIIGTALEASGNKCPVNYESNTVEYC
- the HBS1 gene encoding ribosome dissociation factor GTPase HBS1 (ancestral locus Anc_5.680), which produces MPSYADDDDAIDYENEMPDFQDEAEFDDYLNDEEFDLMNELFPKAKKEMQEYQGWDNLAVKLAIFDADFNLDEALTELRKAYKKKKKQPIAAAQPLNPPNGMYFAWRFEHFIIA
- a CDS encoding uncharacterized protein (ancestral locus Anc_5.681) gives rise to the protein MSTVTASITDCGGSSATSKSKRTVKARTRQFTSAFLYNVPPSALTGEKSNNCKQCKLFQGTVFVEELLNVNEVGSVDHVPSYQFRFGWRPDKLFCETEIIDNIHKMNEVIKTWGDCFRVMMQCSMNRYVLLELKFRDFDQERGFRDLVCRINDEFEILAELMWD
- the DAD2 gene encoding Dad2p (ancestral locus Anc_5.676), encoding MSMESQIALKKRELEALKRITSLTDEMKQQLDGLAGQVRQMESNAETVSEVMRNWNSIMRSISQAGLSLLQYAEGDYEVGAWAPEARENDGSQSREPTRTTPLPETLVRIRVDETEN